A stretch of Pseudomonas sp. 7SR1 DNA encodes these proteins:
- a CDS encoding polyamine ABC transporter substrate-binding protein: MSKSRLRRILSASLLCIGINSSAGAAEPTMYLYNWFGFIAPQTPKEFEQETGTRFHMDPFDSAEIMQSKVMAGRTGYDVVVATSNVLPSLIQAGVLQPLDRNQLGNLSHVDPDILAQLAVNDPGNRYAVPYLWGTTGIGYDVDKIKAALGDDAPVDSWDLIFKEENISKLKSCGVAMLDSPSEIISIALHYLGLPSNSKNPDDYQKAQALLLKIRPYVLYFDSSRIDADLADGNICAVVGWANGALAAQAINEKNNTGRKIAYSLPREGALVWSENLVLLKDAPHPKEGMAFINYMLRPEVIAKTSNHTLYPNANKDATEFVEQQLRDNPWIYPDKKTIATLVPLEPLPLKLERIRTRVWTKVKSGT, translated from the coding sequence ATGAGCAAGTCGCGCCTGCGCCGCATTCTTTCAGCTTCGCTTCTTTGTATCGGGATAAACAGCTCGGCGGGTGCCGCAGAACCGACGATGTATCTGTATAACTGGTTCGGGTTTATCGCACCGCAGACTCCGAAAGAGTTCGAGCAGGAAACCGGCACCCGATTCCACATGGACCCATTCGACAGCGCCGAAATCATGCAGAGCAAGGTGATGGCCGGGCGTACAGGGTACGATGTGGTGGTGGCCACCTCCAATGTATTGCCAAGCCTCATCCAGGCAGGTGTGCTGCAACCGCTGGATCGCAACCAGCTCGGAAACTTGTCCCATGTCGACCCTGACATCCTGGCCCAACTGGCAGTCAATGATCCAGGCAACCGCTATGCCGTGCCCTATCTGTGGGGGACCACCGGCATTGGTTATGACGTGGACAAGATCAAGGCCGCCCTGGGCGACGATGCGCCGGTGGACAGCTGGGACCTGATCTTCAAGGAAGAGAACATCAGCAAACTCAAGTCGTGTGGCGTGGCGATGCTCGACTCTCCCAGCGAGATCATCTCCATTGCCTTGCATTACCTTGGGCTGCCAAGCAACAGCAAGAATCCGGACGACTACCAGAAGGCCCAGGCGCTGCTGCTGAAAATCCGTCCCTACGTCCTCTATTTCGACTCGTCGCGAATCGACGCCGACCTGGCCGATGGCAATATCTGCGCGGTCGTGGGCTGGGCAAACGGTGCGCTTGCGGCGCAGGCCATCAACGAAAAGAACAACACTGGTCGCAAGATCGCCTACAGCCTTCCCCGCGAAGGTGCGCTGGTCTGGTCGGAAAACCTGGTTCTATTGAAAGACGCCCCCCACCCGAAGGAAGGCATGGCATTCATCAACTACATGCTGCGTCCGGAAGTCATCGCCAAGACCTCGAATCACACCCTCTATCCCAACGCCAATAAAGACGCCACGGAATTCGTCGAGCAACAGCTGCGCGACAATCCCTGGATCTATCCGGACAAGAAGACGATTGCCACACTGGTTCCTCTCGAACCCCTGCCCTTGAAACTGGAGCGCATCCGCACCCGGGTCTGGACCAAGGTAAAGAGCGGCACTTGA
- a CDS encoding helix-turn-helix domain-containing protein — MPLDLHSLAWHRSIGQLIMRLNRPEFWSSLVRLLNEHVQVDNWVVLIFSNQQVQVVSLPEVADTEEVDAFIHRYVKGLYMLDPFYIADRENPQTGFFHMLDVAPEHFLETEYYHQYFEQYISVDEAQYNVKLDPERTLCVSFGSNVRFTQEQITTLDIIKPWVTALMHQRMAFEVDVAKHPGEPAPWPETIASLGAQITVREKDVLKLLLSGFSNKEIAGKLSLSAETIKVHRRNIYAKLNIKSQSELFARFFTSKQDAMALS; from the coding sequence ATGCCGCTCGACCTTCACAGCCTGGCTTGGCATCGATCGATCGGACAACTGATCATGCGGTTGAATCGTCCAGAGTTCTGGAGCTCTCTTGTCCGTCTTTTGAATGAACATGTGCAGGTCGATAACTGGGTCGTATTGATTTTCAGCAATCAGCAAGTTCAAGTGGTCAGCCTTCCTGAAGTGGCCGACACGGAAGAAGTCGATGCGTTCATTCATCGCTATGTAAAAGGGCTCTACATGCTGGACCCGTTCTATATAGCCGATCGGGAAAATCCGCAGACCGGTTTCTTCCATATGTTGGATGTGGCGCCGGAGCACTTTCTCGAGACAGAGTATTACCACCAGTATTTTGAACAGTACATCTCGGTGGATGAGGCGCAATACAACGTCAAGCTCGATCCCGAAAGAACGCTATGCGTGTCCTTCGGCAGCAATGTTCGCTTTACCCAGGAACAAATCACGACGCTCGATATCATCAAGCCCTGGGTGACAGCGTTGATGCACCAGCGCATGGCTTTTGAAGTTGACGTGGCAAAACATCCTGGCGAGCCAGCACCCTGGCCAGAGACCATCGCCTCGCTGGGGGCACAGATCACCGTGCGTGAAAAAGATGTGCTCAAGTTGTTATTGAGTGGCTTTTCAAACAAGGAAATCGCAGGAAAGCTTTCCCTGTCGGCGGAAACCATAAAAGTGCACCGTCGTAACATCTACGCCAAGTTGAATATCAAGTCACAGTCCGAATTGTTTGCACGATTCTTTACCTCCAAGCAGGACGCCATGGCGTTGAGTTGA
- a CDS encoding alpha/beta fold hydrolase: protein MNTRSAQPDFVGQDFLLRTDFWQRFRHASTRVSDVNIHYVEGGEGPPILLIPGWPQSWYAWRYVMPQLVDAGYRVIALDPRGMGESDAPAGRYDLATVATELHQFAQVLGLFENGPIDVAGHDVGTWIAYAWAADWRSDIRRVALLDALIPGLSTPRTDLPVDEANRRSWHFAFNQLDDLPQLLISGREEAFLTWLFRAKALQPWTITPEDIAVYARQLAAPGALRAVTGYYQSALSGEGVAANRRRAETPLGIPVLALGAQRGVANHIIDALKPLAADVQGEVILDAGHYLPEEAANRVADLLVDFFGKP from the coding sequence ATGAACACTCGATCAGCACAGCCTGATTTCGTCGGTCAGGATTTCCTGCTCCGCACCGACTTCTGGCAGCGTTTTCGCCATGCCAGCACACGGGTAAGTGACGTCAATATTCACTACGTCGAGGGCGGCGAAGGCCCACCCATCCTGCTGATCCCAGGTTGGCCGCAAAGCTGGTATGCATGGCGCTATGTGATGCCCCAACTGGTGGACGCCGGTTATCGGGTCATCGCGCTCGACCCTCGCGGCATGGGTGAAAGCGATGCGCCTGCCGGTCGTTATGACCTGGCCACTGTCGCCACCGAACTGCACCAGTTCGCCCAGGTCCTCGGATTGTTCGAAAACGGCCCCATCGATGTCGCGGGGCATGACGTAGGCACCTGGATCGCCTACGCCTGGGCCGCGGACTGGCGCTCGGACATCCGTCGCGTCGCACTGCTCGACGCGTTGATACCCGGCCTTTCAACGCCTCGCACCGACCTGCCTGTCGATGAGGCCAACCGACGCAGTTGGCACTTTGCGTTCAACCAGCTCGATGACCTCCCCCAGCTACTCATATCCGGGCGCGAAGAGGCCTTTCTCACCTGGCTGTTCAGGGCCAAGGCCCTTCAGCCCTGGACCATCACGCCTGAAGACATCGCCGTCTATGCACGCCAGCTTGCGGCCCCTGGCGCATTACGGGCGGTGACCGGCTACTACCAATCTGCATTGTCCGGCGAAGGGGTCGCCGCGAACCGTCGCCGCGCCGAGACGCCACTCGGCATCCCCGTCCTGGCCCTCGGAGCGCAGCGAGGTGTCGCGAATCACATCATCGATGCATTGAAGCCTCTGGCGGCAGATGTGCAAGGCGAGGTGATCCTCGATGCCGGGCATTACCTGCCAGAGGAAGCGGCCAACCGCGTGGCCGACCTGTTGGTTGATTTCTTCGGCAAGCCGTGA
- a CDS encoding TetR/AcrR family transcriptional regulator yields the protein MTTQSEISIRPGRPREFDTDAVLDKAIKRFSEYGYHGTSIADLNACLGLTSGSIYKAWGDKRGLFLAALDRYMALRAEAIAAQLLDRHSGRDKIQALLTQYAQLSGEIPGRTGCLVVEAAVELSQADMDVADRIAAQQNRREAQLRRLIEEGQLDGSVNAQIDAAPLAKLLLALQQGMRVLGKTGSSSEAMSGMVFELMRLLE from the coding sequence ATGACGACTCAATCCGAAATATCCATCCGCCCAGGCCGCCCCCGCGAATTCGATACGGATGCGGTGCTGGACAAGGCAATCAAGCGCTTCAGCGAATATGGCTATCACGGCACCTCCATCGCCGACCTGAACGCCTGCCTGGGGCTGACGTCGGGCAGCATCTACAAGGCCTGGGGCGACAAACGCGGACTTTTTCTGGCGGCGCTCGATCGCTATATGGCGCTGCGCGCCGAAGCCATCGCCGCTCAGTTGCTGGACAGGCATTCGGGCCGCGACAAAATCCAGGCCTTGCTCACTCAATACGCGCAGCTGAGCGGCGAGATCCCGGGCCGCACCGGATGCCTGGTGGTCGAAGCCGCCGTGGAGCTTTCCCAGGCCGATATGGACGTGGCAGACCGGATCGCTGCACAGCAGAACAGGCGGGAGGCACAGTTGCGTCGCCTGATCGAAGAAGGGCAGCTCGACGGGTCCGTCAATGCACAGATCGATGCCGCTCCCCTGGCCAAACTCCTGCTGGCACTCCAGCAAGGCATGCGGGTATTGGGAAAGACCGGATCCAGCAGCGAGGCAATGTCTGGCATGGTTTTCGAGTTGATGCGCTTGCTCGAATGA
- a CDS encoding ATP-binding protein, giving the protein MAMPWARMIRFNSLAVKVLLAYVAGAALTTALVVLVVVSMSSSQSDLLSGAEVADTTHDMVDDLVFDSQGNPVDLDVTDFDVEWVFDSLKQETAYRVLDDSGKVALASASEVQWPPYSAASLPPPERFVFTHADVRMHGATAVVEHEGRVWYLQFAASTRFLHLVYRAFALPFTGLGIALFSLVLLFVFGTCVYVTLRYTFKPLRDISNLAAAISPRSIHARLPTASVPAEIAPLVESFNHVLMRLERGYRVQQEFLAKAAHELKTPLALIRAQIELLDQGHERGALLNDVEHMTRQVHQLLHLAEASEIQSYRFATVNVREVVRETVDYLQRMADTAQVKLLVGGDADTQWLADRGALFTLLKNLLENALQHAPQGSDIHIEVDADTLTLRDHGPGVDKEHLVHLFERFWRGAHRRDHGAGLGLAICQEIATAHGWTLSVQRADPGLRFQLIRQQ; this is encoded by the coding sequence ATGGCTATGCCCTGGGCACGCATGATCAGGTTCAATAGCCTCGCCGTTAAGGTGTTGCTCGCGTATGTCGCCGGGGCAGCGCTGACCACCGCGCTGGTGGTGCTGGTGGTGGTTTCGATGTCCTCTTCCCAGAGCGACCTGCTCTCGGGCGCAGAAGTGGCCGATACGACACACGACATGGTCGATGACCTGGTGTTCGACAGCCAGGGCAATCCGGTGGACCTGGACGTCACCGACTTCGACGTCGAATGGGTGTTCGACAGCCTTAAACAGGAAACGGCTTACCGCGTGCTGGACGATTCCGGCAAGGTCGCGCTGGCTTCCGCCAGCGAAGTCCAATGGCCGCCCTACAGCGCGGCCAGCCTGCCGCCACCGGAGCGCTTCGTGTTCACGCATGCTGACGTGCGGATGCACGGCGCCACCGCGGTCGTCGAACACGAGGGACGCGTCTGGTATCTGCAATTCGCCGCCAGCACGAGGTTCCTGCACCTGGTCTACCGGGCCTTCGCACTGCCTTTCACCGGGCTGGGAATCGCCCTGTTCAGCCTGGTGCTGCTGTTCGTCTTCGGCACCTGCGTCTACGTCACCTTGAGATACACCTTCAAGCCACTGCGCGACATATCGAACCTGGCCGCCGCCATTTCCCCCCGGTCCATTCACGCACGCCTGCCAACCGCTTCGGTTCCGGCGGAAATCGCGCCCCTGGTCGAGAGTTTCAACCACGTGCTGATGCGCCTGGAACGTGGTTATCGCGTGCAGCAGGAATTCCTGGCCAAAGCGGCGCATGAGCTGAAGACGCCGCTGGCCTTGATCCGTGCCCAGATCGAATTACTGGATCAAGGCCATGAACGCGGAGCGCTGCTCAACGACGTCGAGCACATGACCCGCCAGGTCCATCAATTGCTGCACCTGGCCGAAGCGAGCGAGATCCAGAGCTACCGGTTCGCTACGGTCAACGTCCGCGAAGTGGTCAGGGAAACCGTCGATTACCTCCAACGAATGGCCGACACGGCACAGGTGAAACTGCTCGTCGGCGGCGATGCCGACACACAGTGGCTGGCGGATCGAGGCGCCCTCTTCACGCTACTCAAGAACCTGCTGGAAAACGCTCTCCAGCATGCGCCTCAAGGCAGCGACATTCATATCGAAGTGGATGCCGACACCCTGACATTGCGCGATCACGGTCCGGGCGTGGACAAAGAGCATCTGGTGCATCTCTTCGAGCGGTTCTGGCGCGGGGCCCATCGGCGTGATCACGGCGCGGGGCTGGGCCTGGCCATCTGCCAGGAAATCGCCACGGCCCACGGCTGGACACTGTCCGTACAGCGAGCGGATCCCGGGCTACGGTTCCAGCTTATCCGGCAGCAGTGA
- a CDS encoding response regulator transcription factor encodes MSRILLVEDHERLAQLICKGLAGVGIAVDVVGRIDTAWAAVQRLPYQAMVLDRGLPDGDGLVLLQKMRRVALGLPCLVLTARDALHDRVEGLDAGADDYLPKPFAMDEMVARVKALLRRPVQLSTLNPSHGDLTLRPDTGVLCRGDRSMALSAAQMQIMLLLVRNQSDVVRRKALEAAAWGLTDAVTPNALDVALHRIRRKLIMVGSQYTIVNVRGHGYALGTHDQVQ; translated from the coding sequence ATGAGCCGCATACTCCTGGTCGAGGACCACGAACGGCTTGCGCAGCTGATCTGCAAGGGCCTGGCCGGCGTCGGCATCGCGGTGGATGTGGTCGGCCGCATCGACACCGCCTGGGCGGCCGTGCAGCGGCTTCCTTACCAGGCAATGGTCCTGGACCGAGGGCTGCCGGATGGCGACGGGCTCGTGCTGCTGCAGAAAATGCGCAGGGTCGCCCTGGGCTTGCCGTGCCTGGTCTTGACGGCGCGGGATGCGCTGCATGATCGCGTCGAAGGCCTGGACGCCGGCGCGGACGACTATCTTCCCAAACCCTTCGCCATGGATGAGATGGTGGCACGGGTCAAGGCGCTGCTTCGCCGCCCCGTCCAGCTCAGCACCCTCAATCCCAGCCATGGCGACCTAACCTTGCGACCCGACACCGGCGTACTGTGCCGAGGGGACAGGAGCATGGCCCTGTCCGCTGCGCAAATGCAGATCATGCTGCTTCTGGTGCGCAATCAGTCCGATGTGGTGCGACGCAAAGCATTGGAGGCGGCAGCCTGGGGATTGACCGATGCGGTCACACCCAATGCACTGGACGTCGCCCTGCACCGCATTCGTCGTAAATTGATCATGGTGGGGTCGCAATACACCATCGTGAACGTCAGGGGACATGGCTATGCCCTGGGCACGCATGATCAGGTTCAATAG
- a CDS encoding MipA/OmpV family protein, with product MSLSRFPAPKRLTALTRCMVISAALVGSSTSLVVRAAEPERAEGSSSWGLGIGAASSQQPYTDIDRDNQVIPLIYFENDYLEVFGTTAEIKLPSLRLDDTQQLKFNAVIHYDSSGYEDDDARILDGMDDRDGGLWAGGNVKWENPWANVTAQWTADASGNSDGQRFTLGLDRTWELGDRIRLTPRLAAVWQDKDYVDYYFGVRDEEARSDRPAYDGKSAMNTEFGLRGTYLFDRHHSVFLDLEAVRLANEIKDSPLVDASTENSVRFGYLYRF from the coding sequence ATGTCTCTTTCACGCTTCCCTGCTCCGAAACGCTTGACGGCGCTGACGCGCTGCATGGTCATTTCAGCCGCTCTGGTTGGGTCGAGTACGTCCCTGGTGGTCCGCGCCGCCGAACCGGAACGCGCCGAAGGGAGTTCATCCTGGGGGCTGGGGATCGGTGCCGCCAGCAGCCAACAGCCCTATACCGATATCGATCGGGATAACCAGGTCATACCGCTGATCTATTTCGAGAACGATTATCTGGAGGTGTTCGGCACCACTGCCGAGATCAAGCTGCCGAGCCTGCGCCTCGATGACACTCAGCAACTGAAGTTCAACGCAGTGATCCACTACGACTCCAGCGGCTATGAGGACGACGACGCACGGATTCTCGACGGTATGGATGACCGGGACGGCGGCCTATGGGCCGGGGGGAACGTGAAATGGGAAAACCCATGGGCGAACGTCACGGCGCAGTGGACGGCCGACGCCTCGGGCAACAGCGATGGACAGCGCTTCACCCTCGGCCTGGACAGGACGTGGGAGCTGGGCGACCGGATCAGGCTCACTCCGCGGCTGGCCGCCGTCTGGCAGGACAAGGACTATGTCGACTACTATTTCGGGGTTCGCGACGAGGAAGCCCGTTCCGATCGCCCAGCCTATGACGGGAAGTCCGCTATGAACACTGAATTCGGCCTGCGTGGTACCTACCTGTTCGATCGACACCACTCGGTATTTCTCGACCTGGAAGCGGTACGCCTGGCCAATGAGATCAAGGACAGCCCGCTGGTGGATGCTTCTACCGAAAACAGCGTGCGCTTCGGTTACCTGTACCGTTTCTGA
- a CDS encoding efflux RND transporter periplasmic adaptor subunit produces MKSISRQTALVAVSTAAAIILVIVALATSPSESTPDVSQAAPAAKPALSVAVTTLQPLRLPVRIHANGDIMPWQEASIGTEADGLRLAEVKVNVGDQVRRNQLLATFAPDTPGAELAQSQAATAEARAALVEAEANAKRARLLEVDGAMSAQQITQYLVAERTAQARLKSAEATEQLRRLRLAHTQVLAPDDGVISSRTATVGAVLPAGQELFRLIRGQRLEWRAEVAAADLARLKPGQVARVRLADGQVAQGTLRMIAPTVDTQTRNGMAYVDLPAGGVARAGMFARGEFEVGADRAMTLPQSAVLLSDGFSYVLRVGPDARVMRSKVSVGRSVGERIEIIHGLDPASPVVLAGGGFLNEGDHVRVVEALPAPDPDQVTSSSRVGAGSLRLPESQP; encoded by the coding sequence ATGAAATCGATCTCCCGCCAAACGGCTCTCGTGGCCGTGAGCACCGCCGCAGCGATCATTTTGGTGATCGTCGCCCTTGCAACGAGCCCCTCTGAATCCACGCCGGATGTCAGCCAGGCAGCCCCCGCGGCAAAGCCTGCGCTTTCGGTCGCGGTCACCACGCTGCAGCCGTTGCGGCTTCCCGTGCGGATTCATGCCAACGGCGACATCATGCCGTGGCAGGAGGCGAGCATCGGGACCGAGGCGGACGGGCTGCGCCTGGCGGAGGTCAAGGTCAATGTCGGCGACCAGGTCCGGCGCAACCAGTTGCTCGCCACCTTTGCCCCCGACACGCCTGGCGCCGAGCTTGCGCAAAGTCAGGCCGCCACGGCGGAGGCGCGGGCTGCCCTTGTCGAAGCCGAGGCCAATGCCAAGCGGGCGCGCTTGCTGGAGGTCGACGGTGCGATGTCAGCGCAGCAGATCACCCAATACCTGGTGGCCGAGCGCACCGCGCAGGCCCGGCTGAAGTCCGCCGAGGCCACCGAGCAGTTGCGGCGCCTTCGACTGGCCCACACCCAGGTACTGGCCCCGGACGACGGTGTCATCTCGTCTCGAACCGCCACCGTGGGCGCCGTGCTGCCGGCTGGCCAGGAACTGTTTCGCCTGATCCGTGGCCAGCGGCTCGAATGGCGGGCCGAAGTCGCGGCCGCCGATCTTGCGCGGTTGAAACCCGGCCAGGTGGCCAGGGTACGCCTGGCCGATGGCCAGGTGGCGCAGGGCACCCTGCGGATGATCGCGCCCACGGTGGATACGCAAACCCGCAACGGGATGGCCTATGTCGATCTGCCGGCCGGTGGCGTCGCCCGTGCCGGCATGTTCGCACGAGGCGAATTCGAGGTGGGTGCCGATCGGGCGATGACCTTGCCGCAGAGCGCGGTACTGTTGAGCGATGGCTTCAGCTACGTGCTGCGCGTAGGGCCGGACGCCAGGGTCATGCGAAGCAAGGTATCGGTCGGGCGCAGCGTGGGCGAGCGGATCGAAATCATTCATGGCCTCGACCCTGCTAGCCCCGTGGTCCTGGCCGGTGGCGGCTTCCTGAACGAAGGCGATCATGTCCGGGTCGTTGAGGCGCTGCCGGCTCCCGACCCTGACCAGGTGACATCCAGTTCGAGGGTGGGTGCTGGCAGCCTGCGTTTGCCGGAGAGCCAGCCATGA